In a single window of the Pseudomonas sp. B21-015 genome:
- a CDS encoding EAL domain-containing protein encodes MIDGQPLACFQPFIDTATGRIAGVEALGRLRQADGQLTSVGPLFADPRTPAIALRRLDRQIRDNALSRLHEAPSDWFLSLNISPRWISRLRRDQALPSLKQLSRHGVDVQRIVFEITELGGDSQRLAEVVARYRQAGARIAIDDFGAGYSQLDRVLALQPDILKLDMRLFQAAALGGPSSEVVKALAQMAEKTGCWIIAEGVETEAQLNFALECGSRYVQGFLFARAQADFFATDAFVERFAQLRQRYVQQKLAERARLMIMRQQLSELMAILQAWAQASAPLSALPQLEAFPWLLRFYQCDRHGTQLTPNLEWRNNGWEADSRYLGHNWSWRPYFYHLLAEGWDERRLTLSNTYRDATSNQYCLTAGQFFDNGERLLLIDIDAAGL; translated from the coding sequence GTGATCGACGGGCAACCGCTCGCCTGCTTTCAGCCGTTCATCGATACCGCCACAGGCCGAATCGCTGGCGTCGAAGCGTTGGGTCGACTGCGTCAGGCCGACGGTCAACTGACCTCGGTGGGGCCGCTGTTCGCTGACCCGCGAACTCCCGCCATCGCCCTGCGTCGTCTCGATCGCCAGATACGCGATAACGCCCTGAGCCGTCTGCATGAAGCGCCCTCGGACTGGTTTCTGAGCCTGAACATCTCCCCGCGCTGGATCAGCCGCTTGCGCCGGGACCAGGCACTGCCGAGCCTCAAGCAACTGAGCAGGCATGGCGTCGACGTGCAGCGAATCGTCTTCGAGATCACCGAACTGGGCGGCGACAGCCAGCGGCTGGCCGAAGTCGTGGCCCGCTATCGCCAAGCCGGGGCGCGGATCGCCATTGATGATTTCGGCGCAGGTTACTCTCAGCTCGATCGCGTACTGGCTCTGCAACCGGACATCCTCAAGCTCGACATGCGGCTGTTCCAGGCCGCCGCGTTGGGCGGTCCCAGCAGCGAGGTGGTGAAGGCGCTGGCGCAAATGGCGGAAAAAACCGGTTGCTGGATCATCGCCGAAGGCGTGGAAACCGAAGCTCAACTGAATTTTGCCCTGGAGTGTGGTTCACGCTACGTACAGGGTTTTCTGTTCGCCCGGGCGCAAGCGGACTTCTTCGCCACAGACGCCTTTGTCGAGCGCTTCGCGCAACTGCGCCAACGTTATGTTCAGCAAAAACTGGCTGAGCGCGCTCGCCTGATGATCATGCGCCAGCAACTCAGTGAACTGATGGCCATCCTGCAAGCCTGGGCTCAGGCCAGCGCGCCCCTCAGTGCCTTGCCGCAACTGGAGGCGTTTCCCTGGCTGTTGCGATTTTATCAATGCGACCGCCACGGCACGCAGTTGACCCCCAACCTGGAATGGCGCAACAACGGCTGGGAAGCCGATAGCCGCTACCTGGGCCATAACTGGTCGTGGCGCCCCTATTTTTATCACTTGCTGGCCGAGGGTTGGGATGAGCGTCGTCTGACGCTTTCCAACACCTACCGCGACGCCACCAGCAATCAGTACTGCCTCACTGCAGGGCAGTTTTTCGATAACGGCGAACGGCTGCTGCTCATCGATATCGACGCCGCAGGGCTCTAG
- a CDS encoding phage holin family protein — protein sequence MAIDESGSSATGTRSSSRRLGAAFLGLLHSHVELFGIELQEQKARTVSLLLFAGLTLVFTLLLLVGLSTLVLILFWDTYRLAAIIGLCVFYTLAALFCAMRLRAAIFDESSPFHGTLEELANDRERLLP from the coding sequence ATGGCGATCGATGAATCCGGCTCGTCCGCGACGGGCACCCGCTCTTCATCGCGGCGTCTGGGTGCCGCGTTTCTTGGATTGCTGCACAGCCATGTCGAACTGTTCGGCATCGAACTGCAGGAGCAGAAAGCACGCACCGTAAGCCTGTTGCTGTTTGCAGGCCTGACGCTGGTCTTTACCTTGTTGTTGCTGGTGGGCTTGTCAACGCTGGTGTTGATCCTGTTTTGGGACACCTATCGCCTGGCAGCAATTATCGGGCTCTGTGTGTTCTATACCCTCGCAGCGTTGTTCTGTGCGATGCGTTTGAGAGCAGCGATTTTCGATGAGTCCTCGCCCTTCCATGGCACCCTGGAAGAGTTGGCCAATGATCGGGAGCGCCTGTTGCCATGA
- a CDS encoding HD domain-containing phosphohydrolase, whose translation MPNPLRPDQRRFPLHIHISVMFTFLLLLTGVVLGIFNYRQTTQIILSSSEKLFNRIEQDVRLDLHRTYEPIRHLLSLLADNPATQAPDLEQRLVLLKPFSQSLQDNPDLASLYLGYGNGDFFMVRPLRTDALKTQVKAPDTAAYQVWSIEHPSSGQAHSQSLFFDQNLALISRQDNPDETYDPRSRAWFSSARGERDQITTEPYLFFSTHNVGTTLARRSGEHAVMGADLTLAELSATLAKHVVTPSTEIVLFDAEGDAIAYPDSSKLIVDDQTARLIKAADLSPSLAALLSSPPEVNRLNAASRQWIVARSSMQEGGPQGLQLALLVPEDELLVDAYRMRWQGALITLATLLLCLPMGWLTSRILVKPLHALVQEADAIRSFDFNFPATRRSPVLEVDQLSVSMARMKDTLASFFRITDSLSAETRFAPLLQRVLFETVQIAQAQAGLLYLRENDDDRVEPHALVINGSSQALPSFDLQGHSPQEPQSPQWMQTLSTADNVVTTLGFEQAGDLQKVLLALECPRVHLIGIRLHNRHNETVGLLVLLLTDSGTQDDLDKLRPDRIAFLQAVSGAAAVSIESQRLQARQKQLLDSFIQLLAGAIDAKSPYTGGHCQRVPALTLMLAQAAAASQDPAFSSYQPTEDEWEALHIAAWLHDCGKVTTPEYVVDKATKLETLNDRIHEIRTRFEVLKRDAWINYWQAIALGGDEPHLGQLRNANLAALDDDFAFVARCNQGSEAMAEADLQRLNTIAQRTWTRTLDDRLGVSWEENRRQARTPAAPLPVSEPLLADKPEHLLERADSELIPADNPWGFKLDVPRYKYNRGELYNLSITRGTLTREERYVINHHMVQTILMLSHLPFPGHLNNVSEIAGGHHEKMDGSGYPKRLKREDMSLPARMMAIADIFEALTAADRPYKKAKSLSEALSIMATMCRDAHIDPELFGLFINDEVYLQYASRFLDPRQIDAVDPSSLLIKAGLTA comes from the coding sequence ATGCCCAACCCACTGCGCCCGGATCAACGCCGGTTTCCCCTGCACATCCATATCAGTGTGATGTTCACCTTCCTGTTGTTGCTGACCGGGGTGGTGTTGGGCATTTTCAATTATCGGCAAACCACCCAGATCATTCTTTCCAGCAGCGAAAAGCTCTTCAACCGCATCGAGCAGGATGTCCGTCTGGACCTGCATCGCACCTATGAGCCGATTCGTCATCTGCTGAGCTTGCTGGCGGACAATCCGGCGACCCAGGCGCCCGACCTTGAGCAGCGCCTGGTGTTGCTCAAGCCCTTCAGCCAATCGCTCCAGGACAACCCCGATCTGGCCTCGCTGTACCTGGGCTACGGCAATGGTGACTTTTTCATGGTGCGTCCCCTGCGCACCGACGCCCTGAAAACGCAAGTCAAGGCACCGGACACCGCGGCGTATCAGGTATGGAGCATCGAGCACCCAAGCAGCGGTCAGGCCCACTCCCAATCATTGTTTTTCGATCAGAACCTGGCCCTCATCAGCCGCCAGGACAACCCCGACGAAACCTACGATCCCCGTAGCCGCGCCTGGTTCTCCAGCGCCCGCGGCGAGCGTGATCAGATCACCACCGAACCCTATCTTTTTTTCTCCACCCACAACGTCGGCACCACTCTGGCCCGGCGCAGTGGCGAGCATGCGGTGATGGGGGCCGACCTTACGCTGGCTGAACTGTCGGCGACCTTGGCCAAACATGTGGTGACCCCCAGTACCGAAATTGTTCTGTTCGACGCCGAGGGAGATGCCATTGCCTACCCCGACAGCAGCAAACTGATCGTCGACGACCAGACTGCCCGGCTGATCAAAGCCGCTGACCTGAGCCCCAGCCTCGCGGCCCTGCTCAGCAGCCCCCCCGAGGTCAATCGCCTGAACGCCGCGAGTCGTCAATGGATCGTGGCGCGCAGCAGCATGCAGGAGGGTGGCCCGCAGGGACTGCAGCTGGCGCTACTGGTGCCGGAGGACGAATTGCTCGTCGACGCCTACCGCATGCGTTGGCAAGGCGCGCTGATTACCCTGGCGACACTGCTGTTGTGCCTGCCCATGGGTTGGCTGACCTCGAGAATCCTTGTCAAACCCTTGCATGCCCTGGTGCAGGAAGCCGATGCGATTCGCAGTTTCGATTTCAATTTTCCGGCCACCCGTCGCTCGCCGGTGCTTGAAGTCGACCAACTGAGCGTGTCGATGGCGCGCATGAAAGACACCCTGGCGAGCTTTTTCCGGATCACCGACAGCCTGAGCGCCGAGACCCGTTTCGCCCCCTTGCTGCAACGGGTGTTGTTTGAAACCGTGCAGATCGCCCAGGCCCAGGCCGGTCTGCTCTACCTGCGTGAAAATGATGACGATCGTGTGGAGCCTCATGCTCTGGTTATCAACGGTAGCTCACAGGCATTGCCGTCATTCGACCTTCAAGGACACAGTCCTCAGGAGCCGCAGAGCCCTCAATGGATGCAGACGCTGTCAACCGCCGACAATGTTGTCACCACTCTGGGTTTCGAACAGGCGGGGGATTTGCAGAAGGTTTTGCTCGCGCTGGAGTGCCCACGGGTTCATCTGATCGGTATTCGGCTGCACAATCGTCATAACGAAACCGTGGGCCTGCTGGTCCTGCTGCTGACCGACAGCGGCACGCAGGATGACCTGGATAAACTTCGCCCCGATCGCATCGCGTTTCTCCAGGCGGTTTCCGGTGCAGCCGCCGTGAGCATAGAAAGTCAGCGTCTGCAAGCCAGACAGAAACAACTGCTGGACTCCTTCATTCAATTGCTGGCCGGCGCAATCGATGCCAAGAGTCCCTATACCGGCGGGCACTGCCAGCGGGTGCCGGCACTGACGCTGATGTTGGCACAGGCTGCCGCGGCCAGTCAGGACCCGGCTTTCAGTAGCTATCAGCCCACCGAAGATGAGTGGGAAGCCCTGCATATCGCCGCCTGGCTGCATGACTGCGGCAAAGTCACTACCCCTGAATACGTGGTCGACAAAGCCACGAAGCTTGAGACCCTGAACGACCGCATCCATGAAATTCGCACCCGCTTCGAAGTCCTCAAGCGTGACGCCTGGATCAACTATTGGCAGGCCATCGCCCTGGGGGGTGACGAGCCGCATCTGGGGCAATTGCGCAATGCGAACCTGGCGGCGCTGGACGATGATTTCGCGTTCGTAGCCCGCTGCAACCAGGGCAGCGAGGCCATGGCCGAGGCCGATCTGCAACGGCTGAACACCATCGCCCAACGCACCTGGACCCGAACCCTGGATGATCGGCTTGGTGTTTCGTGGGAAGAGAACCGGCGCCAGGCCCGGACCCCGGCGGCGCCCCTGCCGGTCAGCGAGCCGCTGTTGGCGGATAAACCCGAGCATCTGCTTGAGCGCGCCGACAGCGAACTGATCCCGGCCGACAACCCTTGGGGGTTCAAGCTCGACGTGCCGCGCTACAAGTACAACCGGGGCGAACTCTATAACCTGAGCATCACCCGAGGCACCCTGACCCGCGAGGAGCGTTACGTCATCAATCACCACATGGTGCAGACGATCCTGATGCTCAGCCACCTGCCCTTCCCCGGCCACCTCAACAACGTTTCGGAGATCGCCGGTGGCCACCACGAAAAAATGGACGGTTCCGGTTATCCGAAACGGTTGAAGCGCGAAGACATGAGCCTGCCGGCGCGGATGATGGCGATTGCCGATATTTTCGAAGCGTTGACCGCCGCCGATCGCCCCTACAAAAAGGCCAAGTCCTTGAGCGAAGCGCTGAGCATCATGGCCACCATGTGCCGCGACGCTCACATCGACCCCGAGTTGTTCGGGCTGTTCATCAACGACGAAGTTTACTTGCAGTACGCCAGTCGCTTCCTCGATCCACGACAGATCGATGCCGTCGACCCGTCAAGCCTGCTGATCAAGGCCGGCTTGACGGCCTGA
- a CDS encoding YqjD family protein, with protein sequence MARIKAKTAQEILMEDFQTLVNDTERLLEHTASLAGDQADELREQIRDSLLRARETLKLTEDSLRERGKAAVTATEDYVQANPWQSVGIAAGVGFLIGLLATRR encoded by the coding sequence ATGGCACGCATCAAGGCAAAGACTGCTCAAGAAATTCTGATGGAAGATTTTCAGACACTGGTCAACGACACCGAGCGGTTGCTGGAACACACCGCCTCACTGGCCGGTGATCAGGCCGATGAGCTGCGTGAGCAGATCCGCGACAGCCTGTTGCGTGCCAGGGAAACCCTGAAGCTGACCGAAGACTCCCTGCGCGAGCGCGGCAAAGCGGCTGTCACCGCCACGGAAGATTATGTCCAGGCCAACCCATGGCAATCGGTCGGAATCGCGGCCGGCGTGGGTTTCCTGATTGGTCTGCTGGCCACTCGGCGCTGA
- a CDS encoding deoxyguanosinetriphosphate triphosphohydrolase, which yields MDWHTLLTRERLGKPVHSPQELGRSPFHKDHDRIIFSGAFRRLGRKTQVHPVSSNDHIHTRLTHSLEVSCVGRSLGMRVGETIRGALPDWCEPSDLGMVVQSACLAHDIGNPPFGHSGEDAIRHWFQQAAGRGWLDAMSEAERNDFLNFEGNAQGFRVLTQLEYHQFEGGTRLTYATLGTYLKYPWTARHADSLGYKKHKFGCYQSELPLLEQIAQKLGLPQLEEQRWARHPLVYLMEAADDICYALIDLEDGLEMELLEYAEVESLLLDLVGDDLPETYRQLGPQDSRRRKLAILRGKAIEHLTNAAARAFVEQQDALLAGTLPGDLVEHMHGPAKRCVLNAKDMARKKIFQDKRKTLHEIGAYTTLEILLNAFCGAALEQHNGRTPSFKNRRILDLLGNNAPDPHGPLHTSFLRMIDFIAGMTDSYASEMALEMTGRSSHG from the coding sequence TTGGATTGGCACACCCTGCTTACCCGCGAACGCCTCGGAAAACCTGTGCACAGCCCGCAAGAGCTCGGCCGCAGTCCTTTCCATAAAGACCACGACCGGATCATTTTCTCGGGCGCGTTTCGCCGTCTCGGGCGCAAGACCCAGGTCCATCCGGTCTCCAGCAACGATCACATCCACACGCGCCTGACCCACTCGCTGGAAGTCAGCTGCGTCGGTCGTTCGCTGGGCATGCGCGTCGGTGAAACCATCCGCGGCGCCCTGCCCGACTGGTGCGAGCCGAGCGACCTGGGGATGGTGGTGCAATCGGCTTGCCTGGCCCACGACATCGGCAATCCACCCTTCGGCCACTCCGGCGAAGACGCGATCCGCCATTGGTTCCAGCAGGCCGCAGGCCGTGGCTGGCTAGACGCAATGAGCGAAGCCGAACGCAATGACTTCCTGAATTTCGAAGGCAATGCCCAAGGTTTCCGGGTGCTCACCCAGCTTGAATACCATCAGTTCGAAGGGGGTACCCGGCTGACCTACGCCACCCTGGGCACCTACCTGAAATACCCGTGGACTGCTCGGCACGCCGACTCACTGGGGTACAAGAAGCACAAGTTCGGCTGTTATCAGAGCGAATTGCCGCTGCTGGAACAGATCGCTCAAAAACTCGGCCTGCCCCAACTGGAGGAACAGCGCTGGGCGCGCCATCCGCTGGTGTATCTGATGGAGGCCGCCGACGACATCTGCTACGCGCTGATCGATCTGGAAGACGGCCTGGAGATGGAGTTGCTGGAGTACGCCGAAGTCGAGTCCCTGCTGCTGGATCTGGTGGGTGACGATCTCCCGGAAACCTATCGCCAGCTCGGTCCACAGGATTCGCGTCGGCGCAAACTGGCGATCCTGCGAGGCAAAGCCATCGAACACCTGACCAACGCAGCGGCCCGAGCCTTCGTCGAGCAACAGGATGCGCTGCTGGCCGGCACGCTGCCGGGCGACCTTGTGGAACACATGCATGGCCCCGCCAAACGCTGCGTCTTGAATGCCAAGGACATGGCGCGCAAAAAAATCTTCCAGGACAAACGCAAGACGCTCCACGAAATCGGCGCCTACACCACCCTGGAAATCCTGCTCAACGCCTTTTGCGGTGCAGCACTTGAGCAGCACAACGGTCGTACGCCATCCTTCAAGAACCGCCGCATACTCGACCTGCTGGGCAACAATGCGCCCGATCCCCATGGCCCTTTACATACCTCGTTCTTACGCATGATTGATTTCATCGCCGGCATGACCGACAGCTATGCCAGTGAAATGGCGCTGGAAATGACCGGTCGTTCAAGCCACGGATAA
- a CDS encoding response regulator transcription factor, with protein MNSVFIVDDHPVIRLAVRMLLEHEGYKVVGETDNGVDAMQMVRECMPDLIILDISIPKLDGLEVLSRFNAMSTPLKTLILTAQCPKLFGIRCMQSGASGYVCKQEELSELVSAIKAVLSGYNYFPSQALNPVRSDDARWADLELFKSVNDRELMVLQLFAQGRTNKEIAKGMFLSNKTVSTYKKRLMQKLKAKSLVELIDMAKRNALV; from the coding sequence ATGAACTCCGTTTTTATTGTCGACGATCACCCTGTCATCCGCCTTGCCGTTCGAATGCTGCTGGAACATGAAGGTTACAAAGTCGTGGGCGAAACTGACAATGGCGTCGATGCCATGCAGATGGTGCGCGAATGCATGCCCGACCTGATCATCCTCGACATCAGTATCCCCAAACTGGATGGGCTGGAAGTGCTCTCCCGTTTCAACGCAATGAGTACACCATTAAAAACACTGATATTAACCGCACAATGCCCAAAACTTTTCGGTATTCGCTGCATGCAATCCGGTGCGTCGGGGTATGTATGCAAACAGGAAGAACTCAGTGAACTGGTGAGTGCGATCAAAGCGGTCTTATCAGGTTACAACTATTTCCCCAGCCAGGCCTTGAACCCTGTTCGTAGTGACGACGCAAGGTGGGCTGACCTGGAACTATTCAAATCCGTTAACGATCGAGAGCTGATGGTATTACAACTTTTTGCCCAAGGTCGTACCAACAAGGAAATTGCCAAGGGCATGTTTCTCAGTAACAAGACTGTCAGCACCTATAAAAAACGACTCATGCAGAAACTCAAAGCCAAATCCCTGGTTGAACTCATCGACATGGCAAAACGTAACGCGTTAGTGTGA
- a CDS encoding transporter substrate-binding domain-containing protein, translating into MPSRLKDYLKLTVAGLCLSTSVLAAQTTSENYTLLSRSTAGHMEVQLDISQRQWVKDKRELILGTSAPDYPPFDLTLSGQDYEGFTADYAGILGNVTGLPIKVQRFASRGAAIEALEKGQVDMLGTANGFEADNADIALSIPYAADQPVLVTREGETRSLTDGLAGLRLSMVYHYLPLDEVRALYPKAIITSYPSYQNAINAVAFDQADVFLGDTISTHYMINKGYLNNIRMANFGKHEAHGFSFAVQKDNPDLLGIINAVLKAIPTSERENIAKRWSAGSDILLTDHKLQLSHREERWLAQHPVVRVVVNEAFAPLTFFDSDGNFRGVTADLLELIRLRTGLRFEIQRSRSDDEMIEQIGNHQADLIAALLPSAQRETMLNFSRPYLENSFVLLTRKAADSPTNLTQLQDKRLAIAQGNPLVDYLRSEFPRIHLIETPDTFSAVELLVEGQAEGAVNSLVIANYFISSRIFEQALQISTTIGTQQAAFSLATGRDAKELNAILDKALLSIAPEELGIINNRWRGYSAASQSTWRNYHRVFYQIVTGAGVLLLISVAWNACMRRQIKQRQAAKERADEANRAKSTFLATMSHEIRTPMNAIIGMLELTLKRIDHSHADRPAIEVAYNSAKDLLELIGDILDIARIESGRLSLSPERVNLAESVASVVRIFDGLARQKNLELRLEFNPAKPATDVLLDPMRFKQVLSNLVSNAIKFTQQGQVRISVELQPTDEPDRVLLQLQVEDSGAGIGEQDQQRLFEPFAQAENAGQLPRGGTGLGLVISRNLCEMMGGSLQLSSQPGVGTQVRVSLNLATLPPERMPEIAEPHIHPSTAPLNVLVVDDHPANRLLMCQQLEFLGHRFNVAADGQAGLEAWKAQPFDLVIADCNMPIMNGYDMARAIRQHEQHMQRPPCTVLGFTANAQPEEKQRCKQAGMDDCLFKPLSLTTLNQWIEGIAPTVRNPAFSLEGLHLLTGGNPTLNRRLLTELLSSNRLDRQTLLALSQSKDRQSLLDIAHKIKGAARIVQASRLIDSCEALEKACNNRLHYDEVADCSKSMVRAMLELEQALHQQMGHHDKSTMTER; encoded by the coding sequence ATGCCCAGTCGTTTGAAGGATTATCTAAAACTCACGGTCGCGGGTTTATGCCTGAGCACCTCGGTGCTCGCGGCGCAGACGACCAGCGAAAACTACACCTTGCTCAGTCGCTCAACGGCCGGGCACATGGAAGTCCAACTGGATATTTCACAACGACAATGGGTTAAAGACAAACGTGAATTGATCCTGGGTACGTCGGCCCCGGATTATCCTCCTTTCGACCTGACCCTCAGTGGCCAAGACTACGAAGGTTTCACCGCCGATTACGCAGGCATCCTCGGCAACGTTACGGGGTTGCCCATTAAAGTTCAGCGCTTCGCGTCCCGAGGGGCCGCGATCGAGGCGCTGGAAAAAGGCCAGGTCGACATGCTCGGCACCGCCAATGGGTTCGAGGCCGACAATGCCGACATTGCGCTGTCCATACCTTATGCGGCGGATCAACCCGTACTGGTGACACGAGAAGGAGAAACCAGGTCGCTGACCGATGGTCTTGCCGGCCTGCGGCTTAGCATGGTGTATCACTACCTGCCTCTGGATGAGGTCAGGGCGCTGTATCCGAAGGCAATCATCACGTCCTACCCGTCCTACCAGAATGCAATCAACGCGGTTGCCTTCGACCAGGCCGACGTTTTTCTCGGTGACACCATTTCCACCCATTACATGATCAACAAGGGGTATCTGAACAACATCCGCATGGCCAACTTCGGTAAACACGAAGCCCATGGCTTCAGCTTTGCCGTGCAAAAGGACAACCCGGATCTGCTCGGGATCATCAACGCGGTACTCAAGGCCATCCCCACCAGCGAGCGAGAAAACATCGCCAAACGCTGGAGTGCCGGCAGCGACATTCTTCTCACCGATCACAAACTGCAACTCAGCCACCGCGAAGAACGCTGGCTGGCGCAACATCCGGTCGTGCGGGTGGTGGTCAATGAAGCGTTTGCGCCCCTGACGTTTTTCGACAGTGACGGCAACTTTCGGGGTGTCACGGCCGACCTGCTCGAGCTGATCAGGTTGCGTACCGGTTTACGCTTCGAGATCCAGCGCAGCCGAAGCGATGACGAGATGATCGAGCAAATCGGCAACCATCAGGCCGACCTGATCGCCGCCCTGCTCCCCAGCGCACAGCGTGAAACGATGTTGAACTTCAGCCGCCCTTATCTGGAAAACTCCTTTGTCCTGCTGACACGCAAAGCGGCCGACAGCCCGACAAACCTCACGCAACTACAAGACAAACGTCTGGCCATTGCCCAGGGCAATCCACTGGTGGATTACCTGCGCAGCGAGTTTCCGCGAATCCACCTGATTGAAACCCCGGACACGTTCAGTGCCGTGGAGTTGCTCGTCGAAGGACAGGCAGAAGGTGCGGTGAACTCACTGGTGATCGCCAACTACTTCATCTCATCGCGAATCTTCGAGCAGGCACTTCAGATCAGCACCACCATCGGCACCCAACAGGCGGCGTTTTCCCTGGCTACCGGGCGCGACGCCAAAGAGCTGAATGCCATCCTCGACAAGGCACTGCTGAGCATCGCACCGGAAGAGCTGGGCATCATCAACAACCGCTGGCGTGGTTATTCGGCGGCCTCGCAAAGTACCTGGCGCAACTATCACCGAGTGTTCTATCAGATCGTTACCGGTGCCGGCGTGTTATTGCTGATATCCGTTGCCTGGAACGCCTGTATGAGACGCCAGATAAAACAGCGGCAGGCGGCGAAAGAGCGTGCCGATGAAGCCAACCGAGCCAAAAGTACCTTTCTGGCGACCATGAGTCATGAGATCCGCACGCCGATGAATGCAATCATCGGCATGCTCGAACTGACACTCAAACGGATTGATCATAGCCATGCGGATCGACCGGCCATCGAGGTCGCGTACAACTCGGCGAAAGATCTGCTGGAGCTGATCGGGGACATTCTCGACATTGCGCGTATCGAATCCGGGCGTCTGAGCCTGAGCCCGGAACGCGTCAATCTGGCTGAAAGCGTAGCCTCGGTGGTGCGGATCTTCGACGGACTGGCCCGGCAGAAAAATCTCGAACTGCGACTGGAATTCAACCCAGCCAAACCGGCGACCGATGTCCTGTTGGACCCGATGCGCTTCAAGCAGGTGCTGTCCAACCTGGTCAGCAATGCCATCAAGTTTACGCAACAGGGTCAGGTCAGGATCAGCGTCGAGCTGCAACCGACCGACGAGCCCGACCGGGTTCTGTTGCAGTTGCAGGTTGAGGACAGTGGCGCGGGGATCGGCGAGCAGGATCAACAACGGCTATTCGAGCCTTTCGCTCAGGCCGAAAACGCCGGACAGTTACCCAGAGGCGGTACGGGGTTGGGCCTGGTGATCAGCCGTAATCTGTGCGAAATGATGGGCGGTAGCCTGCAATTGAGCAGCCAGCCGGGAGTCGGCACGCAGGTCCGGGTTTCGCTGAATCTGGCAACCCTGCCACCTGAACGGATGCCGGAAATTGCCGAGCCGCACATTCACCCCAGCACTGCCCCCTTGAACGTTCTGGTGGTCGATGATCACCCGGCCAATCGCTTGCTCATGTGCCAGCAACTGGAATTTCTGGGGCATCGGTTCAACGTCGCAGCGGATGGTCAGGCGGGGCTCGAGGCATGGAAGGCTCAGCCATTCGACCTGGTGATTGCCGATTGCAACATGCCGATCATGAATGGATATGACATGGCCCGTGCCATTCGCCAACACGAACAGCACATGCAGCGCCCTCCCTGTACCGTTCTGGGTTTTACCGCCAACGCGCAGCCAGAGGAAAAACAACGCTGCAAACAAGCCGGGATGGACGATTGCCTGTTCAAACCCCTCAGCCTGACAACCTTGAACCAATGGATCGAAGGCATTGCGCCGACGGTCCGCAACCCGGCCTTCAGTCTGGAAGGGCTGCACCTGTTGACCGGAGGCAACCCGACACTGAACCGACGATTGTTGACCGAGCTGCTGAGCAGCAACCGCCTGGACCGGCAAACTCTGCTGGCGTTGTCCCAATCAAAGGACCGGCAGTCACTCCTGGACATCGCCCACAAAATCAAAGGTGCAGCCAGAATCGTCCAGGCCTCCCGACTGATCGACAGCTGCGAGGCACTCGAAAAGGCTTGCAATAACAGGCTCCACTACGACGAAGTGGCCGATTGCAGCAAGTCCATGGTGCGTGCCATGCTCGAACTGGAGCAAGCATTGCACCAACAGATGGGGCACCACGACAAAAGCACAATGACAGAGCGTTAA
- a CDS encoding response regulator: MKTPTFKHDWHILLVEDHPFQLRATQYLLESYGFTQLTTTDSAEGALQQMLKAAQPFDILLCDQCLPDLPGLDLIEFASHRGMIRQAILLSSLTSVELDKLKTMANEHGLPLLGYLIKPLKQSDFRNLLTLAS; the protein is encoded by the coding sequence ATGAAAACTCCTACGTTCAAACACGATTGGCACATATTGCTGGTGGAAGATCATCCATTTCAGCTGAGAGCGACTCAATACCTGCTCGAGAGTTACGGCTTCACCCAACTGACCACCACTGACAGTGCCGAAGGCGCCTTGCAACAAATGCTCAAGGCTGCGCAGCCGTTCGATATTCTTCTGTGCGACCAATGCCTGCCCGACCTTCCAGGCCTTGACTTGATCGAGTTCGCCAGTCACCGGGGAATGATCAGACAGGCCATACTTTTGAGCAGCCTGACATCCGTTGAGCTGGACAAACTTAAAACCATGGCCAACGAACATGGATTGCCCTTGCTGGGTTACTTGATCAAGCCATTGAAACAATCAGACTTTAGAAACTTGTTGACCTTGGCCTCATGA